From the genome of bacterium BMS3Abin02, one region includes:
- the apbE_1 gene encoding thiamine biosynthesis lipoprotein ApbE precursor has protein sequence MISRRSFLRDMLGVVAGAGLVGLPVWEWTAKHRRVDRYVRAMMGTDVEIVLIGLDRDMAASVAERAFTTMEVVASRFTIFDPASELNSLNATAGSGPVRLAPDLETLLVQANRMRARTEGAFTPSILPLSRLWRPGQGRLPAAATIEEALDAVTRAEVRLLSAGWGELTSTTGLDLGGIAKGFAVDRAVRVLREAGVTDAIVDAGGDLRLLGSRDGRPWRVGIPDPLQPEQIARVLFLRDAAVATSGDYERFFVVDGVRYHHIVDPRTGYPASATHSFTAVLPDGMSADSASTAGFVLGPEPGLEFVAGIGGEALAVDTTGAWVRTGGLDDRQA, from the coding sequence ATGATCTCCCGCCGCAGCTTCCTTCGGGACATGCTCGGCGTCGTCGCAGGAGCGGGACTGGTCGGCCTGCCCGTATGGGAGTGGACAGCCAAGCACCGGCGAGTCGACCGGTACGTCCGTGCGATGATGGGGACCGATGTCGAAATCGTCCTGATCGGTCTCGACCGAGATATGGCCGCGTCCGTTGCCGAGAGAGCATTCACCACGATGGAAGTCGTGGCGAGTCGATTCACGATCTTCGATCCGGCCAGTGAGTTGAACAGCCTCAACGCGACCGCAGGTTCGGGACCGGTTCGCCTCGCCCCGGACCTCGAGACCCTGCTGGTCCAAGCCAACAGGATGCGCGCTCGCACGGAAGGCGCCTTCACCCCGTCGATTCTGCCTCTCAGTCGGCTCTGGCGTCCCGGCCAGGGTCGACTCCCGGCGGCTGCAACGATCGAAGAAGCCCTCGACGCCGTGACCCGAGCCGAGGTGAGGCTGCTGTCGGCCGGCTGGGGAGAACTCACATCGACCACGGGGCTGGACCTCGGCGGAATTGCCAAAGGCTTTGCCGTGGATCGCGCGGTTCGTGTCCTTCGAGAGGCGGGCGTCACGGACGCGATCGTCGACGCGGGAGGAGACCTTCGGCTCCTTGGCTCCCGTGACGGCCGGCCTTGGCGGGTCGGCATCCCCGATCCTCTTCAGCCAGAGCAGATTGCCAGGGTCCTTTTCCTTCGCGACGCCGCCGTGGCAACATCCGGCGACTACGAACGATTCTTCGTCGTCGATGGCGTCCGCTACCACCACATCGTAGATCCCCGTACCGGATACCCGGCAAGCGCGACGCACTCATTCACGGCGGTGCTGCCCGATGGGATGTCGGCAGACAGTGCATCCACCGCCGGATTCGTGCTGGGACCGGAACCCGGC
- the rnfD gene encoding electron transport complex protein RnfD produces the protein MKVSSSPHIRRSLAKRRVMWDVVAALLPATIFGVWYFGPSETLPQLTAAIAAAVTAQAIVERLRHRPITVMDGAPWVTGLILGMSLPPGLNPLIAAAGGAVATGVIKAFVTTSTGRSLLNPAMAARVLIVSEFLVPMTTFPVDTVSEATPLGSVSHPGYFDMFFGTRGGSIGETAAILLLLGAGYLLWRGIIRWQLPVAYLVGVAATSVILGRQPLFDLLAGASIMTAFFIVTDPTTSPATVPGRLGFGFGTAAIGTFIRISTLFPTGEALGVVLGNFATPFIDRVVTNRVYGTRKQGRRMST, from the coding sequence ATGAAGGTTTCCTCTTCACCGCACATCCGACGGTCGCTGGCGAAACGCCGGGTGATGTGGGACGTCGTCGCTGCACTGCTCCCGGCAACCATCTTCGGGGTCTGGTATTTCGGCCCCAGCGAAACCCTTCCGCAGCTGACGGCGGCGATCGCCGCCGCAGTTACAGCCCAGGCAATCGTGGAGCGTCTGCGTCATCGGCCCATCACCGTCATGGATGGAGCACCGTGGGTGACCGGCCTCATCCTGGGCATGAGCCTCCCACCGGGACTCAACCCCCTGATCGCCGCCGCCGGAGGGGCGGTGGCGACCGGAGTGATCAAGGCGTTCGTCACGACCTCCACCGGCAGGAGCCTGCTGAACCCTGCCATGGCCGCCCGGGTGTTGATCGTGTCGGAGTTCCTGGTGCCGATGACGACCTTCCCCGTCGACACGGTGTCGGAGGCAACTCCGCTCGGCTCCGTTTCACACCCCGGCTATTTCGACATGTTCTTCGGCACCCGAGGTGGTTCGATCGGTGAGACTGCGGCCATACTGCTCCTTCTGGGTGCCGGGTACCTCTTGTGGCGTGGAATCATCCGGTGGCAGCTGCCGGTCGCCTACCTCGTCGGTGTAGCAGCGACATCGGTGATCCTCGGACGCCAACCGCTCTTCGATCTGCTCGCAGGCGCCAGCATCATGACCGCATTCTTCATCGTCACCGATCCCACGACATCACCGGCGACCGTTCCAGGACGACTTGGATTCGGGTTCGGTACCGCTGCCATCGGCACGTTCATCCGCATCAGCACACTGTTCCCCACCGGGGAGGCATTGGGCGTCGTCCTCGGCAACTTCGCCACTCCGTTCATCGATCGGGTGGTGACCAATCGTGTCTACGGGACTCGAAAGCAGGGAAGGAGGATGTCCACATGA
- the rnfC gene encoding electron transport complex protein RnfC: MDLLTRRRHIPTLDAHKDATATAAIVPLPAPEFAVVPLRQHIGETCEPTVRVGDRVRIGDIIGESAVRVTATVHASVSGRILAVEERPHPLGRVVPAVVIENDGKDEWADLGVIPDLEAATPDELRAVVRRAGIVGLAGAGFPAAVKLDPPPGVDIDTVIINVMEGEPYLSADHRVALEHTDEALDGLRWIMRMVDAPRAVFAVESDKEDVAAALERAVAIADLGSMIEVRLMSRDYAAGAEKILIEVLLGREIPSGGFPYDVGVVSQNVSTAVAISQAVRRGRPLVERVVTVAGEAVERPGNYLTRIGASFAHVLEHSGMTREPDRVIMGGPMMGIAQADLAVPVIKPTTGILALSAGESRQGPEVPCIHCAWCLEVCPIGLMPYLLVDLIRFGEPILAATYHVFDCFECGLCDYVCPSNIPLVEVIRGGKHIIREQRG; encoded by the coding sequence ATGGATCTGCTCACACGGCGCCGGCACATCCCTACCCTCGATGCGCACAAGGACGCGACGGCTACGGCTGCGATCGTTCCGTTGCCCGCGCCGGAGTTCGCGGTAGTTCCCCTTCGCCAACACATTGGCGAGACGTGCGAGCCGACCGTCCGCGTTGGCGATCGGGTGCGGATCGGTGACATTATCGGCGAGAGCGCCGTCCGAGTGACGGCGACGGTTCATGCCTCCGTCTCGGGGCGGATCCTCGCAGTGGAGGAGCGTCCCCACCCGCTCGGACGTGTCGTGCCCGCGGTCGTGATCGAGAACGACGGGAAGGACGAGTGGGCGGATCTCGGCGTGATCCCGGACCTGGAGGCGGCAACTCCCGACGAGCTCCGTGCTGTCGTTCGTCGTGCGGGTATCGTCGGGTTGGCCGGTGCCGGGTTCCCGGCCGCCGTCAAGCTCGATCCCCCTCCTGGGGTCGACATCGACACGGTGATCATCAATGTGATGGAGGGCGAGCCCTATCTCTCGGCGGACCATCGGGTGGCTCTCGAACACACTGACGAGGCGCTCGACGGTCTGCGGTGGATCATGCGTATGGTCGACGCGCCCCGTGCCGTCTTCGCGGTGGAATCTGACAAGGAAGACGTAGCCGCAGCGCTCGAACGGGCAGTGGCCATCGCGGATCTCGGCTCGATGATCGAGGTGCGCCTCATGTCGCGTGACTATGCGGCGGGCGCCGAGAAGATCCTGATCGAGGTTCTCTTGGGCAGGGAGATCCCGTCTGGAGGGTTCCCCTACGACGTCGGGGTCGTCAGCCAGAACGTGAGCACCGCGGTGGCCATTTCCCAGGCCGTGCGTCGAGGACGTCCCCTCGTGGAGCGTGTGGTTACCGTAGCGGGTGAGGCCGTGGAGCGTCCCGGCAACTACCTGACCCGCATCGGTGCATCGTTCGCCCACGTCCTCGAACACAGCGGGATGACCAGAGAGCCCGATCGCGTAATCATGGGTGGGCCGATGATGGGGATCGCGCAGGCCGACCTGGCAGTCCCTGTCATCAAACCGACAACCGGGATCTTGGCGCTGTCTGCCGGGGAATCTCGGCAAGGCCCTGAGGTTCCCTGCATTCATTGTGCGTGGTGTCTGGAGGTTTGCCCCATCGGCCTGATGCCCTATCTCCTCGTCGACCTCATCCGGTTCGGCGAGCCGATCCTGGCCGCCACCTATCACGTCTTTGACTGTTTCGAGTGTGGCCTCTGCGATTACGTCTGTCCGTCCAACATCCCGCTCGTCGAGGTCATACGTGGCGGAAAGCACATCATCAGGGAGCAACGCGGATGA
- the yjcC gene encoding putative membrane protein YjcC, whose translation MPPVTWALFSLVDPSYQQDCDIFADGFSGCRDSRSEADDRYIAIDTMEQQVDVSTHQSAGRRVASPNEFAGLVHEIVTGSKVTMVFQPIFDLRERRDGGRSPIGVEALARFGIAGSPQLVFDAAERMGLGVELEIATLRSALAYLDRLPAGMFLSVNVSATALASGRIAEAIPAQVAERVVLDLVAGGQAVDASDEAGFDRLVEAISDMRQAGIRVALDDVAVAPEAVSNLVLLPFDILKLDRAVVNGIDADAAKQASAKAIVDLAETLGVPVMAEAIETEEEAATLVEQGVLFGQGFHLGRPAVFGAWREAQPATSGESLQWSAAGHGVSESDGQFSREGLLGFALDRAPLVVWAIDADGVFTLSEGGALAALGIEPGEVVGRSVFELYAGNASVLEPTRAALRGEASESVMRVGSSVFGASYAPLRDAEGQVIGASGVAVNITDSVRAREEAHRSEERRLALFETAPVGIWVGTADGRLIEVNDRYLDMFDLDSKQQALSFDLVRLWPSPAHRARFRDRLRRESVIAGFETELVSAKGRPILARVSARYLAETDEMEGMVEDITAEAAARAAVADSERRFRALFESAPIALQVEDFTDVVAWLDGLDVAPSDLPDYFDAHPEKVVEGLGLIEITNANPAAAQLFGLKQSRLLGPLSKRSALPAFTDPDAFLLRSIANRVATFERRVTAEISGKGVIDLEIRWTAPNRGGRPDYSQVIAAFVDVTALVEATRRAQELAEIKGRLIGSVSHELRTPLAAVVGFADLLEGGQSSLSETETAEAIHLIASTSRQMGGIVEDLLTSARTDVGILATAPTLINLADEAKTALTTCDTQNRQVHIPATQTQAWADKGRTRQIIRNLINNAIRHGSGDIHVEIAANDHRAILRVIDHGNGVPNEDADKMFDMYWSGHDAPGHTNSLGIGLSLSRTLAQLMRGDLTYHRKDGKTIFEFTLPTPPTP comes from the coding sequence ATGCCTCCAGTGACGTGGGCCCTCTTTTCTCTGGTGGATCCCTCATATCAGCAGGACTGCGACATCTTCGCAGACGGTTTCAGTGGATGCAGGGACTCAAGGTCCGAGGCCGACGACCGATACATAGCCATAGATACTATGGAGCAACAAGTGGATGTGAGCACACACCAGAGTGCGGGCCGACGTGTGGCCTCACCGAATGAGTTTGCCGGGCTCGTGCACGAGATTGTGACAGGCTCCAAGGTCACGATGGTGTTTCAGCCCATCTTCGATCTTCGGGAACGCCGGGACGGCGGCAGGAGTCCGATCGGGGTCGAGGCGTTGGCCCGGTTTGGGATTGCGGGGTCCCCACAGCTCGTATTCGATGCTGCTGAACGGATGGGGCTTGGAGTCGAACTCGAGATCGCGACGTTGCGCTCAGCTCTTGCGTATCTGGATCGGCTGCCGGCCGGGATGTTCCTGAGCGTAAACGTGTCTGCGACCGCGTTGGCGTCGGGACGGATCGCAGAGGCAATCCCGGCGCAAGTGGCCGAGCGTGTGGTGTTGGACCTGGTGGCGGGCGGCCAAGCGGTCGACGCGTCGGACGAAGCCGGATTCGACCGCTTGGTCGAGGCGATATCCGATATGCGCCAGGCCGGGATCCGGGTGGCGTTGGACGACGTTGCCGTGGCGCCGGAGGCTGTCTCGAATCTCGTGTTGTTGCCGTTTGACATCCTCAAGTTGGACCGGGCAGTGGTAAACGGTATCGATGCCGACGCCGCCAAACAAGCGTCGGCGAAGGCGATCGTAGACCTCGCTGAGACTTTGGGAGTGCCGGTGATGGCCGAAGCGATCGAGACCGAGGAGGAGGCCGCGACTCTGGTTGAACAGGGTGTGCTGTTCGGTCAGGGATTCCATCTGGGCAGGCCCGCCGTCTTCGGCGCGTGGCGCGAAGCGCAGCCCGCGACGTCAGGCGAGTCGCTGCAGTGGTCTGCCGCCGGGCACGGCGTCAGCGAATCGGACGGCCAGTTCTCACGAGAAGGACTGCTGGGATTTGCTTTGGATCGCGCGCCGCTGGTCGTCTGGGCGATCGACGCCGACGGAGTATTCACCCTATCCGAGGGCGGCGCGCTCGCTGCGTTGGGAATCGAGCCGGGCGAGGTCGTCGGACGTTCGGTGTTTGAGTTGTATGCAGGGAACGCGAGCGTGTTGGAACCGACCCGTGCGGCGCTTCGGGGCGAGGCCTCCGAGTCGGTCATGCGAGTCGGTTCGTCGGTGTTCGGTGCGTCGTATGCCCCACTGCGAGACGCCGAAGGCCAGGTGATTGGTGCCTCCGGTGTGGCTGTGAATATCACCGATTCGGTTCGCGCTCGCGAGGAGGCTCATCGCAGCGAAGAGCGGCGCCTCGCGCTGTTCGAGACGGCACCGGTCGGGATCTGGGTCGGAACTGCCGATGGTCGCCTGATCGAGGTAAACGATCGGTACCTCGACATGTTCGATCTCGATTCGAAACAACAAGCGCTTTCGTTCGATCTGGTCCGACTCTGGCCGTCACCAGCTCATCGTGCTCGGTTTCGTGATCGACTTCGCAGGGAAAGTGTGATCGCCGGCTTCGAGACAGAGCTGGTCAGCGCCAAGGGGCGCCCCATCCTCGCGCGAGTCTCTGCACGGTACCTTGCTGAGACAGATGAGATGGAAGGCATGGTCGAGGACATCACCGCAGAGGCTGCGGCGCGTGCCGCGGTTGCCGACTCGGAACGACGGTTCCGTGCCCTGTTCGAGTCGGCACCGATAGCGTTGCAGGTGGAAGACTTCACTGATGTTGTCGCCTGGCTCGACGGACTCGACGTTGCCCCGAGCGATCTTCCCGACTACTTCGATGCTCACCCCGAAAAGGTCGTAGAGGGGCTGGGACTCATTGAGATCACGAATGCGAATCCCGCCGCCGCGCAACTGTTCGGTCTCAAACAATCTCGGCTGCTCGGACCACTGTCCAAACGTTCAGCCCTCCCTGCGTTCACGGACCCCGATGCATTCCTCTTGCGCAGTATCGCCAACAGAGTCGCGACCTTCGAACGGCGGGTCACGGCAGAGATCTCCGGCAAAGGCGTCATTGATCTCGAGATCCGCTGGACGGCACCAAACCGGGGCGGAAGACCCGACTACTCTCAGGTGATCGCCGCATTCGTCGACGTCACCGCCTTGGTCGAAGCGACGCGACGCGCACAAGAACTCGCCGAAATCAAGGGACGTCTCATCGGTTCCGTGTCGCACGAACTCCGCACCCCCCTTGCTGCCGTCGTCGGCTTCGCCGACCTTCTCGAAGGAGGACAATCTTCGCTCTCCGAAACCGAAACTGCCGAAGCGATCCATCTCATCGCGTCGACCAGTCGGCAGATGGGCGGCATCGTCGAAGACCTCCTCACCTCCGCAAGAACCGACGTCGGGATCCTCGCGACTGCGCCGACGCTGATCAACCTGGCCGACGAGGCCAAGACCGCCTTGACCACCTGCGACACGCAGAACCGGCAGGTCCACATACCCGCAACGCAGACGCAGGCATGGGCCGACAAGGGCCGCACCCGCCAAATCATCCGCAACCTCATCAACAATGCCATACGGCATGGGTCCGGCGATATCCATGTCGAAATCGCAGCCAACGACCATCGGGCCATCCTCCGGGTGATCGACCACGGCAACGGAGTCCCCAACGAGGACGCCGACAAGATGTTCGACATGTACTGGAGCGGCCACGACGCACCCGGACACACCAACTCACTCGGAATCGGCCTCAGTCTGTCACGAACACTCGCCCAACTCATGAGAGGCGACCTCACCTATCACCGAAAAGACGGCAAGACCATCTTCGAATTCACGCTCCCGACACCGCCAACACCATGA
- the bvgS gene encoding virulence sensor protein BvgS precursor — MNVWPTVEDLHRRYVHAGAYVAAVLGAAYGVAAGVRSDVSLAVSSLILFFFAALALWQLRYGHPRLDVLLGLAGLLLIGAALVNEPVILVSALLTYTVFAAATAYLGGRWLSLWFGAAILITAVVFILRLRASPALTVLAIGILLIGSGIGGLLYRETGSLIRSEAVRWDALFSLAPNGIVVVDTDGNIVMVNDRFVEMFGLESRSDVLGGTLDRFIPERFRHKHPKLVRDFAVSEEHQRRMEKRPLLHGVRANGEEFRIEISIANVSFDGQQALMAIVRDVTERLENLRRLEEMAESRLQLLASVSHEVRTPLTAILGFAELLKEDTGLSSEERDAMMKDIASEASDMANLVEDLLVGAQAELGELEVIQVPVNLEDQVRHVLESLRVTAPVEVKGNVVGNTDPGRVRQILRNLVTNAQRYGGADLRIEIGRHDETITIAVSDNGPPLPEDDQERIFERFHVAQPQQGKPGPIGIGLPLSRDLARRMGGDLTYRHAGGRTIFELTVPAYG; from the coding sequence GTGAATGTCTGGCCGACAGTGGAGGACTTGCACCGACGATACGTGCACGCTGGAGCCTACGTCGCTGCAGTGTTGGGCGCCGCGTATGGAGTCGCTGCCGGCGTTCGTTCGGATGTCAGTCTCGCCGTCTCGTCACTGATCCTGTTCTTCTTCGCCGCTCTCGCTCTATGGCAGCTGAGGTATGGCCACCCTCGGCTCGACGTCCTGCTCGGTCTGGCCGGTCTTCTCTTGATCGGAGCTGCGCTGGTCAACGAACCGGTGATCCTGGTGAGCGCCCTCCTCACGTACACGGTCTTTGCCGCCGCGACGGCGTATCTCGGAGGACGTTGGCTGAGCCTCTGGTTCGGTGCCGCGATCCTGATCACAGCCGTCGTGTTCATCCTGAGGTTGCGGGCGTCTCCGGCACTGACTGTGCTTGCCATCGGCATCCTCCTGATCGGCAGCGGCATCGGAGGTCTGCTCTACCGGGAAACGGGAAGCCTGATCCGATCAGAGGCCGTCAGATGGGATGCCCTGTTCAGTTTGGCCCCGAACGGCATCGTCGTGGTCGACACCGACGGAAACATCGTGATGGTCAACGATCGGTTCGTCGAGATGTTCGGCCTGGAGTCCAGGAGTGACGTGCTTGGCGGAACGCTCGACAGGTTCATCCCGGAACGGTTCCGACACAAGCATCCCAAGCTCGTCCGCGACTTCGCCGTGTCTGAGGAGCACCAGCGAAGGATGGAGAAAAGGCCTCTGCTCCACGGGGTTCGAGCGAATGGTGAGGAGTTCCGCATCGAGATCTCGATCGCGAACGTAAGCTTCGATGGCCAGCAGGCACTGATGGCCATCGTCCGAGATGTGACCGAACGGCTGGAGAACCTCCGCCGGCTCGAGGAGATGGCAGAGTCACGACTACAGCTGCTGGCGTCGGTATCCCATGAAGTGCGCACGCCCCTGACCGCAATACTCGGGTTTGCAGAACTCCTCAAAGAGGACACCGGGCTGTCGTCTGAGGAGCGGGACGCCATGATGAAGGATATCGCTTCTGAGGCATCGGACATGGCGAACTTGGTGGAGGACCTCCTGGTGGGGGCGCAAGCGGAGCTGGGAGAACTCGAAGTCATCCAGGTGCCGGTCAACCTGGAGGACCAGGTCCGCCACGTCCTCGAGTCCCTTCGTGTCACGGCGCCTGTCGAGGTCAAGGGCAACGTCGTGGGAAACACCGACCCCGGCAGAGTGCGCCAGATCCTGCGAAACCTCGTTACGAATGCCCAGCGCTACGGCGGAGCAGACCTACGCATCGAGATCGGCCGACACGATGAGACGATCACGATTGCGGTCAGTGACAACGGACCGCCACTGCCTGAGGATGACCAAGAGAGGATCTTCGAACGGTTCCACGTCGCACAACCCCAACAAGGCAAACCCGGACCGATCGGCATCGGTTTGCCGCTGTCGAGAGACCTTGCCCGCAGAATGGGCGGCGACTTGACCTACCGCCATGCCGGCGGACGCACCATCTTCGAGTTGACCGTACCCGCATACGGATGA
- the cysM gene encoding cysteine synthase B has product MNDHSLRVYDSILGLLPDADNPTPLVRLTRVVPFEHTQVYAKLEWFNPFGSVKDRVASNMVGDAEERGVIGADQKLVEPTSGNTGLGLVMIANAKGYSLTTPLSSEIPLEKRTMLRFFGAEVLELQDALCPAPWAPEGAIAQAMRIAEQSEFQMLNQYGNEANPEAHYKTTGPEIWRQTQGKVTHLVAGLGTCGTITGTGRFLKEQDPNVQVLGVHPDEGHDIPGVRSIDQLQQTHFFRPEQYDGLVEVQTQDAFELCLRLNREESITAGPSSAMALEGAFKLIDDEPGNVVVVIFPDSAFKYASSVVKHLAGLGSVQATSPSRKERLLDQMAENVRTNMALTIDVESAHELWRQHRPFVMDVRNDSEFSLEHIPGAVNMPLRKLGEHVGDLPEDLETPVLSVCQKGNASLLGLLFLTTLGYRNVRNVSGGMIAWREKGFITEPTSRDLG; this is encoded by the coding sequence ATGAATGACCATTCCCTTCGTGTCTACGATTCGATCCTCGGACTCCTTCCCGACGCCGACAACCCCACACCCCTCGTGCGTCTCACACGGGTGGTCCCTTTCGAGCACACGCAGGTGTACGCCAAGCTGGAATGGTTCAACCCGTTCGGGTCCGTCAAGGACCGGGTGGCGTCCAACATGGTCGGTGACGCCGAGGAACGCGGCGTGATCGGAGCAGATCAGAAGCTGGTGGAGCCCACCTCGGGCAATACCGGCCTCGGTCTCGTCATGATCGCCAACGCGAAGGGCTACTCCCTGACCACTCCGCTCTCCAGCGAGATCCCACTGGAGAAACGGACGATGCTGCGGTTCTTCGGGGCCGAGGTGCTGGAATTGCAGGATGCCCTGTGTCCCGCACCATGGGCACCCGAAGGCGCCATAGCCCAAGCGATGAGAATCGCCGAGCAATCCGAGTTCCAGATGCTGAACCAGTATGGGAACGAGGCCAACCCCGAGGCGCACTACAAGACGACCGGACCGGAGATCTGGCGCCAGACACAGGGCAAGGTGACACACTTGGTCGCGGGTCTCGGCACCTGTGGCACGATCACCGGCACGGGCCGGTTCCTGAAGGAGCAAGACCCCAATGTCCAGGTGCTCGGCGTGCACCCCGATGAGGGTCATGACATCCCGGGTGTGCGCAGCATCGACCAGCTGCAACAGACTCACTTCTTCCGCCCCGAGCAGTACGACGGTCTGGTGGAGGTCCAGACCCAGGACGCCTTCGAGCTCTGCTTGCGGCTGAACCGGGAGGAGAGCATCACTGCAGGACCGAGCTCTGCCATGGCCCTGGAGGGCGCGTTCAAGCTGATAGATGACGAGCCGGGCAACGTGGTTGTGGTGATCTTCCCCGATAGCGCTTTCAAGTACGCATCATCGGTCGTCAAGCATCTGGCCGGACTGGGGTCGGTGCAGGCGACCTCACCAAGCCGCAAAGAGCGGCTACTCGACCAGATGGCCGAGAATGTCAGGACCAACATGGCCTTGACCATCGACGTCGAATCGGCTCATGAGTTGTGGCGGCAACACAGGCCGTTCGTGATGGACGTGCGCAACGACTCGGAGTTCTCTTTGGAGCACATCCCAGGTGCCGTCAACATGCCTCTCCGCAAGCTGGGCGAGCACGTTGGCGACCTCCCCGAAGATCTCGAAACCCCGGTGCTCAGCGTCTGCCAGAAGGGCAATGCCTCGCTTCTCGGCCTTCTCTTCCTGACCACTCTCGGTTACCGAAATGTGCGAAACGTCTCTGGAGGGATGATCGCCTGGCGTGAGAAGGGCTTCATCACCGAGCCGACGAGTCGAGACCTCGGATGA
- the sumT gene encoding uroporphyrinogen-III C-methyltransferase: protein MRLVTGNDAAAGQPVPVPSGKVFLVGAGPGDPELLTLKALRVLEEADVVLYDRLVSHEIVRMADSATILIAVGKRPGSPADSQDRINAMMLTFVALGKTVVRLKGGDPLIFGRGGEEWEYLRRHNIEAELVPGITSATSVPGVAGIPLTRRGVAESFAVITGHKENGSMPKWSRYAGIDTLVILMGVRFRVAIARDLIAAGRSPDEPAAFVQKGTTPGQVVVVTSLGEIAADRLTVRTPAILVVGYVVELRATLVSRAPVPPPIRPVGAVRQAGSPVFSASHAAGAHPERATSALAEPRGRPESRPSATTRRGA, encoded by the coding sequence ATGCGGCTCGTGACCGGAAATGATGCCGCCGCCGGACAGCCGGTGCCAGTTCCCTCTGGCAAGGTGTTCCTTGTGGGGGCCGGCCCCGGCGACCCCGAACTTCTCACTCTCAAGGCGCTTCGCGTCCTCGAGGAGGCCGATGTCGTGCTCTACGACCGTCTGGTCAGCCACGAGATCGTCAGGATGGCGGACTCCGCGACAATCCTCATCGCCGTCGGGAAACGACCGGGAAGTCCTGCCGACAGCCAAGATCGCATCAACGCCATGATGCTCACATTCGTCGCGCTGGGGAAGACGGTTGTGCGCCTCAAGGGCGGAGATCCGTTGATCTTCGGGCGCGGAGGCGAGGAGTGGGAATACCTCCGCCGTCACAACATCGAAGCGGAGCTCGTTCCCGGGATCACCTCGGCGACCTCGGTTCCCGGCGTGGCCGGCATTCCCCTCACCCGGCGGGGTGTCGCCGAATCGTTCGCGGTCATCACCGGCCACAAGGAGAACGGATCGATGCCCAAGTGGTCCCGCTACGCCGGGATCGACACGCTGGTGATCCTCATGGGTGTGCGCTTCCGGGTCGCCATCGCCCGTGATCTGATCGCGGCAGGTCGGTCACCCGACGAACCGGCCGCCTTCGTCCAGAAAGGGACCACGCCCGGCCAGGTCGTTGTGGTGACGAGCCTCGGGGAGATAGCAGCCGACAGGCTCACTGTTCGAACGCCGGCGATACTCGTCGTGGGATATGTCGTCGAACTCCGGGCCACCCTTGTCTCGCGGGCGCCTGTTCCGCCTCCGATCCGCCCTGTCGGCGCTGTTCGACAAGCCGGTTCGCCCGTGTTTTCGGCCTCACACGCGGCCGGGGCACACCCCGAGCGGGCAACATCTGCTCTGGCGGAGCCGAGGGGCAGGCCGGAGTCACGACCGTCCGCGACAACCCGACGAGGAGCGTGA
- the cysH gene encoding phosphoadenosine phosphosulfate reductase, whose amino-acid sequence MTAATRTRKELKAETLVAAALEYPGNVGITCSFQAGGIVLLSIIRRFQPDIPVLFVDTGLHFPETYAFRDQLVGKWDLNLVNITPGDGLGEGLVDDLPLTNPNLCCRLRKVDPLLRALEDYDIWFTALRRDQAPTRAATPRIDRYRLPTGKQLIKVNPIVDWSWEEVLEFSRANDLPLHPLYAAGYPSIGCAPCTSLPLDPSNARSGRWNGTKTECGIHPPNGEASTCGS is encoded by the coding sequence GTGACCGCCGCCACCCGCACGCGCAAGGAGCTCAAAGCCGAGACACTGGTCGCTGCAGCCCTGGAGTATCCGGGCAACGTCGGCATCACCTGCAGCTTCCAAGCCGGCGGCATCGTGTTGCTCAGCATCATTCGACGCTTCCAGCCTGACATCCCGGTGCTGTTCGTGGACACCGGCCTTCACTTCCCGGAGACGTACGCATTCCGCGACCAGCTCGTCGGCAAGTGGGACCTCAACCTGGTGAACATCACCCCCGGCGACGGGCTGGGAGAGGGCCTCGTGGACGATCTGCCCCTCACCAATCCGAATCTGTGCTGCCGGTTACGCAAGGTCGATCCGCTCCTCCGGGCCCTGGAAGACTATGACATCTGGTTCACCGCACTGCGACGCGACCAGGCACCGACCAGGGCCGCAACCCCGCGAATCGACCGGTACCGGCTTCCCACCGGAAAGCAGCTCATCAAGGTGAATCCGATCGTCGACTGGAGCTGGGAAGAAGTCCTCGAGTTTTCGCGCGCCAACGACCTGCCGTTGCACCCTCTCTACGCCGCCGGCTATCCGAGCATCGGCTGTGCTCCGTGCACGTCGCTGCCTCTCGATCCGAGCAACGCTCGTTCCGGTCGCTGGAACGGCACGAAGACCGAGTGCGGCATCCACCCGCCCAACGGGGAGGCATCGACATGCGGCTCGTGA